The genomic window GTATTTAAAGGAGTTAAATTCGATTTAGTACCTAATGAAACTATTATCAATATAACTGAACTTCCAGCTGGAGATTATGCTTATATCGTTTTTCATGATGAAAATGAAAATGGAACTCTTGATACAAATTTTATGAAAATACCTAAAGAACCTACTGGATCTTCAAATAATTTCAGACCTAAATTCAAACCAAACTATGATGATTTTAAATTTACTCTAGATGAAAAGGTTACTCAAAAAATAGATTTAAAATAAAAAATAGCAGCTCAATAAGTAGCTGCTATTTTTTATATTCAAAATTTCAGAAAATTAAATTAAAGAACTTTTTTGAACATAGCTCTTTTCATTTGTATGTATATACAGTAATCTTCCATCCTTTATTTTATTTATAACTTTATCTGATATCTCTTTCGGTATAGCTGGACATCCTAAACTTCTATCTAGTTTTTTCGCTCCTGGTTTCGGTTTAGCATACTGTGATCCATGAACTACTATCGCTCTTTCTTTAGCTTTATCATTGATTCCTTTTTCTAATCCCTCTAATCTTAATGAGTACCCATATTCGCCATTATAAGT from Cetobacterium sp. ZOR0034 includes these protein-coding regions:
- a CDS encoding DUF2141 domain-containing protein, whose product is MIKKLLLLTILISNLLYSADLTVIINNGELKGTAYLALYKGKEGFLKKDSVFKGVKFDLVPNETIINITELPAGDYAYIVFHDENENGTLDTNFMKIPKEPTGSSNNFRPKFKPNYDDFKFTLDEKVTQKIDLK